A stretch of Microtus pennsylvanicus isolate mMicPen1 chromosome 5, mMicPen1.hap1, whole genome shotgun sequence DNA encodes these proteins:
- the LOC142850740 gene encoding LOW QUALITY PROTEIN: chromosome alignment-maintaining phosphoprotein 1-like (The sequence of the model RefSeq protein was modified relative to this genomic sequence to represent the inferred CDS: substituted 2 bases at 2 genomic stop codons), translated as MEVCQEPHKPSLSLDCDHCGFRGTDYENVQIHMGSIHPEFCDDMDAGGLGKMIFYQKSEKLFHCHQCFFTSKMYSNVYYHITASEKWKDKPKHQLSKETETVESPSLPEHQSTALDPAEVRPTPALPMETQKIGPSLSPEPQKSVPPALEPEDSGPVVSPEQXAPCLPAEASKTASVSSPECVDPASMVSELQKPAPASPESLKSALVSSKPQKHSPFAYTGAPPSILSPESPVLATSPEPWGLSLTASPESRKPTRTASPEPRKPSASESPELWKPFPAVTSEPRRPTPAVSPGSWKPEPPGSLRPWKSSPSATSGPWKSSKPAPSLSPGPWKPIPSVSPGPWKPAPSVSPASWKSSVSSGSWKTPPTSPESWKSGPLELRKTALALSPEHWKAVPPVSPELRRPGPPLSPEIRSPAGSSELRKPSGSPDLWKLSPDQRKSPPASLDFPXSQKSSHGSPDVWKSFFITESQKPSVFPETRKHPSGSSEPPKVASDIWKPVLSLDAEARKSTLFPEPTKAVLPASPEPRKGALPKSAVISNAQKATELGDELQLEAVDDAAKCDSLVQEGLLAAPKKLLEDAVFPPSKKLKKDSQENSDAELSSSEYLRTDLDAIDIKGQEPSSDQEQVDVESIDFGKENKIEMSSPEQCKNVLQFTEEKEAFISEEEIAKYMKRGKGKYYCKIYCCRAMKKGAVLHHLINKHNVHSPYKCTICGKAFLLESFLKNHVAAHGQSLLKCPRCNFESNFPRGFKKHLTHCQSRFNEEANKKLIEALESPLEEPQM; from the coding sequence ATGGAAGTGTGTCAGGAGCCTCACAAACCATCGCTGAGCCTGGACTGTGACCACTGTGGTTTCAGAGGCACCGATTATGAGAACGTGCAGATCCACATGGGCTCCATCCATCCAGAGTTTTGTGATGATATGGATGCTGGAGGACTCGGCAAGATGATATTTTACCAGAAGAGTGAGAAGCTTTTCCACTGCCATCAGTGCTTCTTTACCAGCAAGATGTACTCCAATGTGTATTATCACATCACAGCCTCAGAGAAGTGGAAGGACAAACCCAAACACCAGCTGAGCAAAGAGACCGAGACTGTGGAAAGCCCTTCCCTTCCCGAACACCAGAGCACAGCCTTGGACCCAGCAGAAGTGAGGCCCACTCCAGCTCTCCCCATGGAAACACAGAAAATTGGTCCGAGTTTGTCTCCAGAGCCACAGAAGTCTGTTCCTCCTGCTCTGGAGCCTGAGGACTCTGGCCCTGTTGTTTCTCCTGAGCAATAGGCCCCTTGTCTTCCTGCTGAAGCCTCAAAAactgcttctgtttcttcccctgAATGTGTCGACCCAGccagcatggtgtctgagctgcagaagcctgcccctgcttcccctGAGTCCCTCAAGTCTGCTCTTGTTAGCTCCAAACCCCAGAAGCATTCTCCTTTTGCCTATACAGGGGCTCCCCCTTCCATCTTGTCTCCAGAGTCACCAGTTCTGGCCACATCGCCTGAGCCTTGGGGGCTATCCCTAACTGCATCTCCAGAGTCTCGGAAGCCTACACGGACTGCCTCCCCTGAGCCAAGGAAGCCATCCGCATCAGAGTCTCCTGAACTTTGGAAGCCATTCCCTGCCGTCACTTCAGAGCCTCGGAGACCAACCCCAGCAGTATCACCAGGTTCCTGGAAGCCAGAGCCACCTGGTTCTCTTCGGCCTTGGAAATCCAGTCCTTCAGCAACCTCAGGACCTTGGAAGTCATCTAAACCTGCTCCATCTTTGTCTCCTGGACCTTGGAAGCCAATACCTTCTGTGTCTCCTGGGCCTTGGAAGCCAGCTCCATCTGTGTCCCCTGCATCCTGGAAGTCTTCAGTCTCATCTGGTTCCTGGAAAACGCCCCCCACATCTCCAGAGTCATGGAAGTCTGGACCCCTTGAGCTCAGAAAGACAGCTCTTGCTTTGTCACCTGAACACTGGAAGGCAGTGCCCCCTGTGTCTCCTGAGCTTCGCAGACCGGGCCCACCCCTCTCTCCTGAGATCCGAAGTCCAGCAGGATCTTCGGAGCTCAGGAAGCCTTCAGGGTCCCCAGACCTTTGGAAACTTTCTCCTGACCAGCGGAAAAGTCCTCCTGCTTCACTGGATTTCCCCTAGTCCCAGAAAAGTTCCCATGGGTCTCCTGACGTCTGGAAGTCCTTCTTCATTACAGAATCTCAGAAGCCTAGCGTCTTCCCTGAGACACGGAAACATCCTTCTGGCTCATCTGAGCCCCCAAAGGTGGCCTCAGACATATGGAAGCCTGTCCTCTCTCTAGATGCTGAGGCTAGGAAGTCCACACTGTTTCCTGAGCCCACCAAAGCAGTCCTTCCTGCTTCTCCAGAGCCACGGAAAGGTGCACTCCCCAAATCTGCTGTGATCTCCAACGCTCAGAAGGCCACTGAGCTTGGTGATGAGCTACAGCTGGAAGCTGTAGATGATGCTGCAAAATGTGATAGTCTGGTCCAGGAAGGGCTTCTGGCTGCACCTAAGAAACTGCTAGAGGATGCTGTATTTCCTCCTTCAAAGAAGCTCAAGAAAGACAGTCAAGAGAACTCGGATGCTGAGCTCAGTAGTAGTGAGTACCTGAGAACAGATTTAGATGCCATTGACATCAAGGGCCAGGAGCCCAGCAGCGACCAAGAGCAGGTGGATGTCGAGTCTATTGACTTTGGCAAAGAGAACAAAATAGAGATGAGTAGTCCAGAACAGTGCAAAAACGTACTTCAGTTCACCGAAGAGAAAGAGGCCTTCATTTCTGAGGAGGAGATCGCAAAGTACATGAAGCGTGGAAAAGGGAAATACTACTGCAAAATTTACTGCTGCCGTGCCATGAAGAAAGGCGCTGTTTTGCATCACCTGATTAATAAACACAATGTGCATAGTCCGTACAAGTGCACAATTTGTGGGAAAGCGTTTCTCTTGGAGTCTTTCCTTAAAAATCACGTCGCAGCCCATGGGCAAAGTTTACTTAAATGTCCACGCTGTAATTTTGAATCAAATTTCCCAAGAGGCTTTAAGAAACATTTAACTCATTGTCAAAGCCGGTTTAATGAAGAGGCAAATAAGAAGCTGATAGAAGCTCTTGAGTCGCCATTGGAAGAGCCACAGATGTGA